A genomic segment from Actinoplanes sichuanensis encodes:
- the nusA gene encoding transcription termination factor NusA → MNIDLAALRALEREREIPFETILAAIETALLTAYRHTEGAESHARVEIDRKSGVASVLAQEFDQDGALVREWDDTPHDFGRIAAMTAKQVILQRLREATDEQHFGEYAGRDGDLVTGVVQADAARAEKHIVTVDLGKLEAVLPQSEQVPGETYPHGTRIRCIVVHVAKGFRGPQITLSRSHPALVKKLFALEVPEIADGTVEIAAIAREAGHRTKIAVRSTVQGVNAKGACIGPMGQRVRAVMSELHGEKIDIIDWSDDPAQFVGNALSPAKALRVEVVDAASRTARVTVPDFQLSLAIGREGQNARLAARLTGWRIDIRPDSEPTGVSDRDAAEAGN, encoded by the coding sequence ATGAACATCGACCTCGCGGCGCTGCGCGCCCTGGAGCGCGAGCGGGAGATCCCGTTCGAGACCATCCTGGCGGCCATCGAGACCGCTCTGCTCACCGCCTACCGGCACACCGAGGGCGCGGAGAGCCACGCCCGGGTGGAGATCGACCGCAAGAGCGGTGTGGCCTCCGTGCTGGCGCAGGAGTTCGACCAGGACGGCGCCCTGGTGCGTGAGTGGGACGACACGCCACACGACTTCGGCCGGATCGCCGCGATGACCGCCAAGCAGGTCATCCTGCAGCGGCTCCGGGAGGCCACCGACGAGCAGCACTTCGGTGAGTACGCGGGGCGCGACGGCGACCTGGTCACCGGTGTGGTGCAGGCCGACGCCGCCCGTGCCGAGAAGCACATCGTGACGGTCGACCTGGGCAAGCTGGAGGCGGTCCTGCCGCAGTCCGAGCAGGTGCCCGGGGAGACGTACCCGCACGGCACCCGGATCCGCTGCATCGTGGTGCACGTGGCCAAGGGCTTCCGCGGCCCGCAGATCACCCTGTCCCGCTCGCACCCGGCCCTGGTGAAGAAGCTGTTCGCCCTCGAGGTGCCGGAGATCGCCGACGGGACCGTGGAGATCGCCGCGATCGCACGTGAGGCAGGTCACCGTACGAAGATCGCGGTGCGCTCGACCGTGCAGGGTGTGAACGCGAAGGGCGCGTGTATCGGCCCGATGGGCCAGCGGGTCCGGGCGGTCATGAGCGAGCTGCACGGCGAGAAGATCGACATCATCGACTGGTCGGACGACCCGGCCCAGTTCGTCGGCAACGCGCTCTCCCCGGCCAAGGCCCTGCGGGTCGAGGTGGTGGACGCGGCCAGCCGTACAGCCAGGGTGACCGTGCCGGACTTCCAGCTGTCGCTGGCGATCGGCCGGGAGGGACAGAACGCCCGGTTGGCCGCTCGGCTCACCGGTTGGCGCATCGACATCCGTCCGGACAGCGAGCCGACCGGAGTCTCGGACCGTGATGCGGCCGAGGCGGGGAACTGA
- a CDS encoding YlxR family protein, with protein MHPDPACFAQAERRRAFGRALRLTGLANPELLAEHIRMVSVPCGSTDDEASPPRHDPAR; from the coding sequence CTGCATCCCGATCCGGCCTGCTTCGCGCAGGCGGAGCGACGTCGCGCCTTCGGGCGTGCGTTGCGTCTCACTGGACTTGCTAACCCAGAACTGCTTGCGGAGCACATCCGTATGGTCTCCGTGCCGTGCGGATCCACCGATGACGAGGCGTCGCCGCCCCGTCACGACCCAGCAAGGTAG
- the infB gene encoding translation initiation factor IF-2 gives MGRPQPPRRPGPAPSAPTNSPTSPAPTPGPFRPGPKPAVPGRPGPTPGPVAKPASAHDIEVAAAEARASALKAEQEAAVKAAQAARTRDAERRQGTTEGGAPRGPRPGPGSVPPRPGSPAAGRTGGQGGPGAPGGPRPGPAGGAPRPPARGPGNNPFGVSGGGAPRPTPGSMPRPNQAGMPPRPSPASMPPRPSPASMPSQRPAGPGGGRGGPGGGAGRPGGPGGGAGRPGGGGGGYRGGGGGAGGGFRPGGGGGAGGGFRPGGPGGGGGGFRPGGPGGGGGGPVGAGAPGRPGGGGPGGRGRGGGAAGAFGRPGGRPTRGRKSKKQRRQEFDNLSAPQMSSGAPRGSGQDVRLSRGSSLSDFADKINANPGSLVQEMFNLGEMVTATQSVSDDTLLLLGEHLGFNVVIVSPEDEDRELLAQFDIDLDAEVAEDRLVTRPPVVTVMGHVDHGKTKLLDAIRKTNVVAGEAGGITQHIGAYQVVVPHQGEDRAITFIDTPGHEAFTAMRARGAKVTDIVILVVAADDGVMPQTVEALNHAKAADVPIVVAVNKVDKPDANPDKVRQQLTDYGLLAEEYGGDTMFVNVAAKPGIGIDDLLEAVLLTADAALELTAPIDGPAQGVAVEAHLDKGRGAVATVLVQKGTLRAGDSIVAGGAHGRVRAMLDENGNAIAEAGPARPVLVLGLTSVPSAGDTFLAAEDDRTVRQIAEQRQARRRAATFANSGRRKSMEDIMREIEKGETTALTLIIKGDGSGSVEALEEALFKIEIPSEVELKVIHRGVGAITESDVNLASASSDQIATIIGFNVRASNKVKEMADRAGVEIRYYSVIYQAIEEIEAALKGLLKPEYEEVELGTAEIREVFRSSKIGLIAGCIVRSGLIKRNAKARIIRDGTVVADNVTISSLKRFKDDATEVREGFECGLTLSGYGSPQIGDTIETWEMREKPRA, from the coding sequence ATGGGGCGGCCGCAGCCGCCGCGTCGTCCGGGTCCCGCTCCGAGCGCGCCCACCAACAGCCCTACTTCCCCCGCGCCCACCCCCGGTCCGTTCCGTCCGGGTCCCAAGCCGGCCGTTCCCGGCCGTCCGGGCCCGACTCCCGGTCCGGTCGCGAAACCGGCCAGCGCCCACGACATCGAGGTGGCGGCCGCCGAGGCGCGCGCCTCGGCGTTGAAGGCCGAGCAGGAGGCCGCGGTCAAGGCCGCACAGGCCGCTCGCACGCGGGACGCCGAGCGCCGTCAGGGCACGACCGAGGGTGGCGCTCCGCGCGGCCCGCGGCCCGGCCCCGGCAGTGTTCCGCCTCGTCCGGGTTCGCCCGCCGCCGGTCGTACCGGTGGCCAGGGTGGTCCGGGTGCCCCGGGTGGTCCCCGTCCCGGTCCGGCCGGCGGCGCTCCGCGTCCGCCCGCGCGTGGCCCGGGTAACAACCCGTTCGGTGTCTCCGGCGGCGGCGCTCCGCGTCCCACGCCGGGCTCGATGCCGCGTCCGAACCAGGCGGGCATGCCGCCGCGGCCGAGCCCCGCCTCGATGCCGCCGCGGCCCAGCCCCGCCTCGATGCCCTCGCAGCGTCCCGCCGGTCCCGGCGGCGGCCGTGGCGGTCCCGGTGGCGGCGCAGGTCGTCCCGGCGGTCCCGGTGGCGGTGCAGGCCGTCCCGGTGGCGGCGGTGGCGGCTACCGCGGTGGTGGCGGCGGCGCCGGTGGCGGTTTCCGTCCCGGTGGCGGCGGCGGTGCCGGTGGTGGCTTCCGTCCGGGCGGTCCCGGTGGCGGCGGCGGTGGCTTCCGTCCCGGTGGTCCCGGTGGCGGCGGCGGTGGCCCGGTCGGTGCCGGTGCTCCGGGTCGTCCCGGTGGCGGCGGTCCCGGTGGCCGTGGTCGTGGCGGCGGCGCGGCGGGTGCCTTCGGGCGTCCCGGCGGCCGGCCGACCCGTGGCCGGAAGTCGAAGAAGCAGCGGCGTCAAGAGTTCGACAACCTGTCCGCCCCGCAGATGAGCTCTGGTGCTCCTCGCGGTAGTGGCCAGGACGTCCGGCTCTCGCGTGGCTCGTCGCTCTCCGACTTCGCCGACAAGATCAACGCCAACCCGGGCTCGCTCGTCCAGGAGATGTTCAACCTGGGCGAGATGGTCACCGCGACGCAGTCGGTGTCCGATGACACCCTGCTGCTGCTCGGTGAGCACCTGGGCTTCAACGTCGTGATCGTCAGCCCCGAGGACGAGGACCGTGAGCTGCTCGCGCAGTTCGACATCGACCTCGACGCCGAGGTGGCGGAGGACCGTCTGGTCACCCGTCCGCCGGTGGTGACCGTCATGGGTCACGTCGACCACGGTAAGACGAAGCTGCTCGACGCGATCCGCAAGACCAACGTGGTCGCCGGCGAGGCGGGTGGCATCACCCAGCACATCGGTGCCTACCAGGTCGTCGTCCCCCACCAGGGGGAGGACCGGGCGATCACCTTCATCGACACCCCGGGTCACGAGGCGTTCACCGCCATGCGTGCCCGTGGTGCCAAGGTGACCGACATCGTGATCCTGGTGGTCGCGGCCGACGACGGCGTCATGCCGCAGACGGTCGAGGCGCTCAACCACGCGAAGGCGGCCGACGTGCCGATCGTCGTCGCGGTGAACAAGGTCGACAAGCCGGACGCCAACCCGGACAAGGTCCGGCAGCAGCTGACCGACTACGGCCTGCTCGCTGAGGAGTACGGCGGCGACACGATGTTCGTCAACGTCGCGGCCAAGCCCGGCATCGGCATCGACGACCTCCTCGAGGCCGTCCTGCTGACCGCCGACGCGGCGCTCGAGCTGACCGCCCCGATCGACGGCCCCGCCCAGGGTGTCGCGGTCGAGGCCCACCTGGACAAGGGTCGCGGTGCCGTGGCCACCGTCCTGGTGCAGAAGGGCACGCTGCGGGCCGGTGACTCGATCGTCGCCGGTGGTGCGCACGGTCGTGTCCGGGCCATGCTCGACGAGAACGGCAACGCGATCGCCGAGGCCGGTCCGGCCCGTCCGGTCCTGGTGCTCGGTCTCACCTCGGTTCCGAGTGCGGGTGACACCTTCCTCGCGGCTGAGGACGACCGCACCGTGCGGCAGATCGCCGAGCAGCGGCAGGCTCGCCGTCGTGCGGCGACCTTCGCCAACTCGGGTCGCCGGAAGTCGATGGAAGACATCATGCGCGAGATCGAGAAGGGCGAGACGACTGCTCTCACCCTGATCATCAAGGGTGATGGTTCGGGTTCGGTCGAGGCCCTCGAAGAGGCGCTGTTCAAGATCGAGATCCCGAGCGAGGTCGAGCTCAAGGTCATCCACCGCGGCGTCGGTGCGATCACCGAGAGCGACGTCAACCTGGCGTCGGCCTCGTCCGACCAGATCGCCACGATCATCGGCTTCAATGTCCGGGCCTCGAACAAGGTCAAGGAGATGGCCGACCGCGCCGGCGTGGAGATCCGCTACTACAGCGTGATCTACCAGGCCATCGAGGAGATCGAGGCGGCTCTGAAGGGCCTGCTCAAGCCGGAGTACGAAGAGGTCGAGCTGGGCACCGCGGAGATCCGCGAGGTCTTCCGCTCGTCCAAGATCGGTCTCATCGCGGGTTGTATCGTCCGCTCGGGCCTGATCAAGCGGAACGCCAAGGCCCGGATCATCCGGGACGGCACGGTCGTGGCCGACAACGTCACGATCAGCTCGCTGAAGCGGTTCAAGGACGACGCCACCGAGGTCCGCGAGGGCTTCGAGTGTGGTCTGACCCTGAGCGGCTACGGCTCTCCGCAGATCGGCGACACCATCGAGACGTGGGAGATGCGCGAGAAGCCGCGCGCGTAA
- a CDS encoding TRM11 family SAM-dependent methyltransferase: protein MSRYALLLAPSANRVYADQASRMSQAELAAFAPVLSSELADIEVSLIGGVEYLTFSAELGDTDIGYLSNLSSAYALFERVEDLLRPLTLTPLARYDSDLITIPKYAGKTNEQFTKLVLNLTLLASASAGRMLDGGLTVLDPLCGRGTTLNQALMYGYDGIGVEIDGKDVEAYKLFLQTWLKRKRLKHTAELVPMRRQGRRAARRLEVTMAASKDDHKAGAVQKVTVLHADTTGLDGLIRGNVADVLVADLPYGVAHGSYDDGGGISRRPLDLLERAVPEWLPLLRPGGAIGLSWNTKVAKRELAEDILLANDLEIVEHLPLEHRVDQGIERDVIVARKIPR from the coding sequence ATGTCCCGGTATGCCTTGCTGCTCGCTCCGTCCGCCAACCGCGTCTACGCCGATCAGGCGTCGCGCATGTCCCAGGCGGAGCTGGCCGCGTTCGCGCCGGTCCTCTCGTCGGAGCTCGCCGACATCGAGGTGTCGCTGATCGGCGGGGTGGAGTATCTGACCTTCAGCGCCGAGCTCGGCGACACCGACATCGGATACCTGTCGAACCTCTCGTCGGCCTACGCGCTCTTCGAGCGGGTCGAGGATCTGCTGCGGCCGCTGACGCTGACCCCGCTGGCCCGGTACGACAGCGACCTCATCACGATCCCGAAGTACGCGGGCAAGACCAACGAGCAGTTCACCAAGCTGGTCCTCAACCTCACCCTGCTGGCCTCGGCCTCCGCGGGGCGGATGCTCGACGGCGGCCTCACCGTCCTCGATCCCCTGTGCGGCCGGGGGACGACCCTCAACCAGGCTTTGATGTACGGCTACGACGGCATCGGCGTGGAGATCGACGGCAAGGACGTCGAGGCGTACAAGCTGTTCCTCCAGACGTGGCTGAAGCGTAAGCGCCTGAAGCACACCGCCGAGCTGGTGCCGATGCGCCGCCAGGGCCGCCGGGCCGCCCGCCGGCTGGAGGTGACGATGGCCGCCAGTAAGGACGATCACAAGGCGGGCGCCGTGCAGAAGGTGACGGTGCTGCACGCCGACACCACCGGGCTGGACGGTCTGATCCGGGGCAACGTCGCCGACGTGTTGGTGGCCGACCTGCCGTACGGGGTGGCGCACGGCAGTTACGACGACGGTGGCGGCATCTCCCGGCGCCCGCTGGACCTGCTGGAGCGGGCCGTGCCGGAGTGGCTGCCGCTGCTGCGTCCGGGTGGTGCGATCGGCCTGTCCTGGAACACCAAGGTGGCCAAACGGGAGCTGGCTGAGGACATCCTGCTGGCAAACGATCTGGAGATCGTCGAGCACCTGCCGCTGGAGCACCGGGTGGACCAGGGCATCGAGCGCGACGTGATCGTGGCCCGCAAAATCCCGCGCTGA
- a CDS encoding DUF503 domain-containing protein, whose translation MYTETAIFDLLLPGDSHSLKQKRSYVRPIIAMLKKFDVSVAEVGLHDLHGRAQIGVAVVAAEASQARAVVDTCENQVAGRPEIELLSVKRRLYGDDD comes from the coding sequence ATGTATACCGAGACCGCGATCTTCGACCTGCTCCTGCCCGGTGACTCGCATTCGCTGAAGCAGAAGCGTTCCTATGTCCGGCCGATCATCGCGATGCTGAAGAAGTTCGACGTCAGCGTCGCCGAGGTGGGCCTGCACGACCTGCATGGCCGTGCGCAGATCGGGGTAGCCGTGGTGGCGGCGGAGGCGTCCCAGGCGCGTGCCGTCGTCGACACCTGTGAGAACCAGGTGGCCGGGCGCCCCGAGATCGAGCTGCTCTCCGTCAAGCGAAGGCTGTACGGCGACGACGATTGA
- the rbfA gene encoding 30S ribosome-binding factor RbfA — translation MSNPAKTRRHAERIKELVARLVREIKDPRLGMVTITDARITGDLREATVFYTVLGDVTEQASTAAALESAKGMLRTRVGHALALRHSPSLTFVLDDVQNHVKEIDDLLAEARHRDQEVQQIAAGATYAGDPDPYKSEDDDEIEDDEPEPVGAREDKG, via the coding sequence ATGTCCAACCCAGCCAAGACGCGCCGGCATGCGGAGCGGATCAAGGAGCTGGTGGCCAGGCTGGTGCGGGAGATCAAGGATCCCCGCCTCGGCATGGTGACGATCACGGACGCCCGGATCACCGGCGACCTGCGCGAGGCGACGGTCTTCTACACGGTTCTGGGTGACGTGACCGAGCAGGCGTCCACGGCGGCGGCGCTGGAGAGCGCGAAGGGCATGCTGCGCACCCGGGTCGGGCACGCGCTCGCTCTGCGGCACTCGCCGAGCCTGACGTTCGTGCTGGACGACGTTCAGAACCATGTCAAGGAGATCGACGACCTGCTGGCCGAGGCCCGGCATCGGGACCAGGAGGTCCAGCAGATCGCGGCCGGTGCGACGTATGCCGGGGACCCGGACCCGTACAAGAGCGAGGACGACGACGAGATCGAGGACGACGAGCCGGAGCCGGTCGGCGCCCGCGAGGACAAGGGGTGA
- a CDS encoding DHH family phosphoesterase translates to MTEGPSADLWAAAVAAVRAAGPDDEVQLICHVSPDGDALGSMLGFGLGLRRLGFTRVRATFPGDFVVPTPYQKLPGVDLLVPEADAFADPRLVLVFDVASESRLGALADRVTAAPASVILDHHASNTGFGGVRLVDPHAAATSVVADGLLSRLGVPLDPEIAECFYVALATDTGSFKFDMTTVSVHELAARLIATGLRPGEISRRIFDSKPFGAMKLTGEVIGRAILEPAAAGGRGMVWTYATLADLERHAQPPYVLDTLIDPVRSVAEADVSVVVKQVAAGEWSVSLRSKGAVDVSAVAVSQGGGGHRLAAGFTGYGEPSDVMDTVRRLVDEYLN, encoded by the coding sequence GTGACCGAGGGTCCGTCCGCCGATCTGTGGGCCGCCGCGGTCGCGGCGGTCCGCGCGGCCGGCCCCGATGACGAGGTCCAGCTGATCTGTCACGTCAGTCCCGACGGGGACGCGCTCGGCAGCATGCTGGGTTTCGGGCTCGGGCTGCGGCGCCTCGGATTCACCCGGGTTCGCGCGACGTTCCCGGGTGACTTCGTGGTGCCTACGCCGTACCAAAAGCTCCCCGGTGTGGATCTGCTCGTGCCGGAAGCGGACGCCTTCGCCGACCCGCGCCTGGTGCTGGTCTTCGATGTGGCGAGCGAGTCGCGCCTCGGCGCGCTCGCCGACCGGGTCACGGCCGCGCCGGCCAGTGTGATCCTCGACCACCACGCGTCGAACACCGGATTCGGTGGGGTACGGCTGGTCGACCCGCACGCGGCGGCGACCTCGGTGGTGGCCGACGGGCTTCTGAGTCGTCTCGGTGTGCCGCTGGACCCGGAGATCGCCGAGTGTTTCTATGTCGCGCTGGCGACCGACACCGGTTCGTTCAAGTTCGACATGACCACGGTATCGGTTCACGAGCTGGCGGCGCGGCTGATCGCCACCGGGCTCCGGCCGGGGGAGATATCCCGGCGGATCTTCGACAGCAAGCCCTTCGGGGCGATGAAGCTCACCGGCGAGGTGATCGGGCGGGCGATCCTGGAGCCGGCCGCGGCCGGTGGGCGGGGCATGGTCTGGACGTACGCGACGCTGGCCGACCTGGAGCGGCACGCGCAGCCGCCGTACGTGCTGGACACCCTGATCGACCCGGTGCGCTCGGTCGCCGAGGCGGACGTGTCGGTGGTGGTGAAGCAGGTGGCGGCGGGCGAGTGGTCGGTGTCCCTGCGCAGCAAGGGCGCGGTCGACGTGAGCGCGGTGGCGGTCTCGCAGGGCGGTGGCGGTCACCGTCTGGCCGCCGGTTTCACCGGGTACGGGGAGCCGTCCGACGTGATGGACACGGTTCGTCGGCTAGTTGACGAATACCTGAATTAG